The stretch of DNA TACCGCTATTTTATCAACGTGGTTTTGATCCCATCATTGTTGAAAGTCAATTTGATCGTAAAAAAGTGATTGAACATTTAAACATGTTTGCTCAGCGGCAAATTGATGGCTTAATTATTTTTGCCTTTACGGGCTTAGAGCCTGATTTACTTAGTGAGTGGCAAAACAAAGCGGTAGTAATTGCGCGGCCATTTATTGACTATCACTCTATTTGTTATGACGATCATGGCGCTGTTATGCAGTTGATGGGGCATTTTCATCATAAATTGAAACACACAAATATTGCTTATATTGGCATTAAAGAGCAAGATCATACAACAGGGCAGTTACGTTATCAGGCCTATCAAGACTTTTGCCAGCAACATCAATTAGCGCCTTACGCAAGACTTGGCGAAATGAACTACCACACCGGCTACCAATTTGCCAGTGAACTAATCAAATCTAATCGACATGGGTTTACCGCCATTATTTGTGCAACAGATCTGCTCGCGTTAGGGGTGAATAAATATTTGCAAGAAAACAACATTACCGATATCACTGTCGGCAGTATAGGGCAAAGTAAATTACTGCATTTTTTGTTTCCAAATACGATCTCAGTCCATCTTGGTTTTAATGAAGCCGGCATTTTAGCGGCGCAAACATTACTGATGTTATTAAAAAAACCATTCAAACCAACACAAACTATCGTGCCATCAACACTATCGATTGATTCAATTTAGCTTAGAGCGTTATTATTTTATGACATATTTGTGACTATTGTCACAAATTGGGAACGTTCCCAATTGACGAGTAACCAGAATATTTTATACTCAATTAATTAAATAAAGCGATCATTAATCATAAAAGGGGATCGTTAAATGGCTAAAAGAACGTTAATTGATAACGACATGATAGTACAACTCATTCATTTTATTGGTGGTAAAGATAATGTGGGTAGCGTCACTCATTGCTTAACGCGTTTGCGTTTTGCGTTAAATGATCCAGATAAAGCCGATATTGATGCAATCAAAACATTACCCTTTGTTAAAGGCTGTTTCACCAATAGTGGCCAGTTCCAAGTAATTGTTGGCACCAACGTTGGTGACTATTATAAAGCCTTAATTAAAGAACTGGGAATAAGTGAAGAGAGCAAAGAACAAACTAAAGTTGCCGCTAAAAAAAATATGGTCTGGTATGAAAGGCTAATTGCTAATCTTGCCGAAATTTTTGTGCCATTATTGCCAGCATTAATTGCCGGGGGCTTATTATTAGGATTACGCAATATTATTGGTGAAATGCCAACGATTAATAATCAGCCATTAGTGGCATCTTACCATTGGTTAAAGCCTATCTATGATATGCTTTGGTTACCGTGTGAGGCAATATTTCACTTTTTACCTGTTGCGATTTGTTGGTCAACGGTTAAAAAAATGGGTGGCTCTCCGGTTTTAGGGATTGTACTTGGCATCACGTTAGTTTCACCGCAGTTAATGAATGCTTATGATTTAGGTGTGAAAATTCCGGAAGTATGGGATTTTGGTTGGTTTACGGTTCAAAAAGTCGGCTATCAAGCGCAAGTTATTCCCTCAATTTTAGCCGGGATTGTGCTTGGCTGGCTTGAAACACGATTACGCAAAGTTATTCCCACTTATTTGCATATCGTTTTAGTGCCAATTATTGCCTTATTAGTCTCAGTTTTTCTTGCTCATATGGTATTAGGGCCGCTTGGCCGAGAACTCGGTGAAGGCGTTGCGTACTGCGTCAAATTTTTAATGACGGGTGATTTTGCTCCGATTGGCGCTGCTTTATTTGGCTTTTTCTATTCACCATTAGTAATAACAGGCATTCACCATACCACATTGGCTATCGATTTACAGATGACCAACAGTATGGGCGGAACGCCAATTTGGCCAATTATTGCCTTATCAAATATTGCGCAAGCCTCGGCGGTTGTCGGCATTATTTTTGTCAGCCGAAAATATAATGAACGTGAAGTTTCTGTTCCTGCCGCAATT from Orbaceae bacterium lpD04 encodes:
- the treR gene encoding trehalose operon repressor TreR, with the protein product MNKNSPRLTIKDIAKLSGVGKSTVSRVINGDIHVKQATRELVEQVILQQQFVPSKSARAMRGYSNKAIGIIVSRLDSTSENQAISAILPLFYQRGFDPIIVESQFDRKKVIEHLNMFAQRQIDGLIIFAFTGLEPDLLSEWQNKAVVIARPFIDYHSICYDDHGAVMQLMGHFHHKLKHTNIAYIGIKEQDHTTGQLRYQAYQDFCQQHQLAPYARLGEMNYHTGYQFASELIKSNRHGFTAIICATDLLALGVNKYLQENNITDITVGSIGQSKLLHFLFPNTISVHLGFNEAGILAAQTLLMLLKKPFKPTQTIVPSTLSIDSI
- the treB gene encoding PTS trehalose transporter subunit IIBC encodes the protein MAKRTLIDNDMIVQLIHFIGGKDNVGSVTHCLTRLRFALNDPDKADIDAIKTLPFVKGCFTNSGQFQVIVGTNVGDYYKALIKELGISEESKEQTKVAAKKNMVWYERLIANLAEIFVPLLPALIAGGLLLGLRNIIGEMPTINNQPLVASYHWLKPIYDMLWLPCEAIFHFLPVAICWSTVKKMGGSPVLGIVLGITLVSPQLMNAYDLGVKIPEVWDFGWFTVQKVGYQAQVIPSILAGIVLGWLETRLRKVIPTYLHIVLVPIIALLVSVFLAHMVLGPLGRELGEGVAYCVKFLMTGDFAPIGAALFGFFYSPLVITGIHHTTLAIDLQMTNSMGGTPIWPIIALSNIAQASAVVGIIFVSRKYNEREVSVPAAIAGYLGVTEPAMYGINLRYKFPMLCAMIGAALAGLICGLFGVLSNGIGVGGLPGILSIQPTYWLIYLFAMLVAIIVPILLTILVYKIKSKNGTLCVD